ATAGGACGCCTTGCCGGTGCTCAGGTCTTTGTACAGCTGCAGGTCCGTCCCGGCGAGAAGGATCTGGAACCAGACGAACGCCCAGGGGTCGCCGCCCGAGCTCCAGAACGGCGCGATGCCGTTCTTCTTCAGCACGGCGGCGTCAGCCATCATCTCGGCCCAGGTGGTCGGTGGGGTCAGGCTGTATTTCGCGAATGTCTTCTTGTCGTAGTACATGACCCAGTCGTCGACACTGATCGGAGTGCAGTACTGCTTCCCGTTGATCGTGTACAGGTCCTTCACGCCGGGCGCGATCTGATTGTCCGCGATCGCCTGCGCCCAGATGCTCGATGTATCGGCGACGAGGTTCTGGTCGACGAGCAGCTTCAACTGATCGCCCGTGTGCCAGGTGAACAGGCCGGGGCTCTTGTTCGTGCGGAACGACTGTTTGACGAAGGCCTGAAAGGCGGGCTGATCGGCGTAGGTCGACGAGTTGAGGCTGACCTTGATGTCCTTTTCGGATACCTGTGAGAATGCCTTGAAGTCCCACGACTTGTCGTTGACGAAGTTGAGTGTGTTCGCGCCGTCACCCGTGGCCGCGGTGGATGACGAGCATCCGGCCAACACAGCGGACGCCGCCAGGGCAAGGGCAATAGCCTGGCGCAGTCTACGAATTTTCACGTCGAACTCCTTTGTTCTCCACTCGGGATGTCAATGGGCCGACGACGATCCAGCCGGCGCGAGGGACTTTGGTATCGTTACCAAGCGACGTGACCGTACCACGCACTCCGCAGGTGTGACAAGCAATACGTTGCTGGAATTGACCGTCATCGCATCGCCGCATATGCCCTTTCCAGGACGGTCGCACCGGCCACGAGATCGACCGCGTCGAGTTCGGCCGCCCGCGGATCGTTCAGCGTTCGGACGAACGCCGCCAGCTGATGGTCGTAGCTCGATCCTCCGGTCACCGTACGCGGTCCCAGCATCAGCCCATTGCGCCACTCGCGGATCGAGTGGCCGGCATGCGGCACGATGAGACCGGCCACCTCGAGGCGATCGCGACCGAAATCGATTGCCAGCTCCGGACCGTCGGACGCGTCGCGATCACGAGCGAACGAGCTGACGATGCGGCCGGTAGCGCCGCCGGGAAACGCCAGGTCGACGATGGACGACAGGTCGCCGCCCGCAGGATTGCGCTCGGCCGTCGCCCCGACCACGACGGGCTCTTCGCCGGCCAGCGTCCGCATCCAATGCACTGCGTAGCAACCGGAGTGACTCAGGGCGCCGCCGCCGACGACGGGATCGTGCAGTACCGACTTCTCCTCGAACGGGCGATGGCCGATGATCACGCTGGACATGTGCCGGATCTCGCCGCCGTTGGCCCGCCGGGCGATCGCCGACACGGCAGCGAACAGTGGGTGGTGGCGATAGTGGAACGCCTCCAGCAATCTGCGACCGGAACGTCGTGCGGCCGCGGCCATCTCCTCGGCCTGCCGGACAGTCGTGGCGGCGGGCTTCTCGACGAGGACATGCTTGCCGGCATCGAGCGCAGCGACCGACCAGCGAGCATGATCACTCGCTGCGTTCGAGATGTAGACAGCGTCGACGGCCGGATCCTGCAGCAGATCCTGGTAGCGGTCATAGGCGACCGGAATCCCCCACCGGTCGGCGAGGACACGGGCCACACCCGAACGGCGCGCGGCCACCGCCACGGTCTCGACGTCCGCCCGCCGGCTTGCCGGTTCCACCATGGCCGTTCCGGCAATCGAGGAGGCGCCGAGGAGGCCGACGCGAAGCGGTGGCATCATCCTGGTAACGATATCAAGCCTGGGGTACTCTGGGAAGCCCGGTGTCGACCGAGACGAGACGATGGGACCGACAATTTTCGCCGACGACGACGCGATCCTGGTGCTGGACGTGGGTGGCGGCCATGTCAGTGCCGCCGCAGTGTCACTCTCCGACACCGCCTTCAGGATCGACCGGCGAACGGAGCTGCCCTTGGACTCCTCCGCCGGCCGGGACGCGATTCTCGCGACGTTGTCGCGATCCATGGAAGCCGCACGACGCGGCGGCGTCACCCGGTGCGTAGCGGCTATGCCCGGGCCCTTCGACTACGCGCTCGGCAGCGGTCGGTTCGAGGGTATCGGCAAGTTCGACGCGCTGGCCGGGCTTGATCTGCGAGCGACCCTGGCCGGGCGGCTCGGCATCGGACCGGCCGACGTGTCATTCGTCAACGACGCAGTGGCCTACGGGATCGGGGAGTGGGCGTTCGGCGCCGGTCGGCGGACCGACCGAATGGTGTGCCTGACCCTGGGTACCGGCGTCGGGTCGGCGTTCCTGAACGCGGGCTCGTCGGTCGCCGAGGGTAGAGCGGTGCCGCTGCGCGGCGAGGCACACACCGTCGAATTCGATGGCTCTCCGCTGGAAACAACGGTGTCGACGGCCGCGATCCGTCGCGCCTACACCGCATCGACTGGGACGACGTGCACCGTCGAGGAGATATTCACGCGAGCCAGGACCGGCGACGAAACCGCCCACACGCTGGTCACTTCGACGATGCTCGCCCTCGGACACGCCATGGGCCCCTGGATCCGGAGCTTCGGGGCCACGACCACTGTTGTCGGCGGGGCGATGTCGCGGTCATGGGACCTGATCGAGTCCCCGCTGCAGGCGGGACTCCAGGCCGCCGGCGCCGTGTCGACGCTGCGGCCGGCGGCTCTGCTCGACGATGCGCCGTTGGTCGGAGCGGCGGTCTGGGCGGCCCGCCCCTGATTGGGCCCACCCGGGCACGACTCGACGGTGCGGCTCAGCGCTGGGTGCCCCGGACGAATGCCTTCACGGTGCCCAGCCGCTGGCCGATCCCGGCCCCGGTCGGTCGGATCGTGTAGGCCCCAACCGCGGCCGGAACGATGAACGTCTCCGCGTAGTGCACGACGAACGGCTCGAACGTCCCGGTCGGGCTCTCGACGACCGCTTCTGCGCCTTCCACCAGGTTGAGTACGTTGACGGTGCCGTTGGTGTGGTGCTGCACCCGGTCGGTGAACCAGTGTCGCCGGACTTCGATGAACTCGAACTCGTGCAGGCCGGTGCGCTCCTCGACCCAGCCGTCACCCGATGCCACCGGTTCGACCTGATTGACGAGATTCCTCCGCGTCCAGTCGGTGCCGCGATCCCACTGGATGTTCGCCAAGGCGTGATCCAGATGGATCGGTCGCGGTATTCCGTCGAGTCCGACCCGGCCCCAATCCCACATCTTGAACGTGAAGATGTACGGCGTGGCCGAAATCTCCAGAACCATCGAGTCCGCCCCCGAACAATGCACCGTGCCGGCCGGAATGAGGAAGTGATCGTGCTTCTTCGCCGGAAAGGCGTTGACGAAGTCGTCCGCGCGGAAGGATGCGGCGCCGGTGGCGGCCGTGCGCAGAGCCTCCTCCATCGCGATCGGATCGATGCCGTCCCGGATACCAAGGTAGACGACGGCATCGATTCCGGCATCGAGCAGATAGTAGCTCTCGTCCTGGGTGTACGTCATACCGAAGCGGTTGTGAATGTAGTCGGTCAGCGGATGGACCTGCAGTGACAGATTGCCGCCGGCCATTGTGTCCAGGAAGTCGAAACGAATCGGGAACTCCGCGCCGAATCGGGCAAACGTCTTCTCGCCCAGCAGCTCCCGGGGATGGGTGAACACCAGGTTCAGCGCCGGCAATTCCACCACCGTTCCGGCGACATCCAGGAGCAGGCTGTTTTCCTCGGGCACACAGTCGAAACACCAGGCGTAGTTCTGCTCGTCGCCGATCTCCAGGACGTTCTTCATCCACTGCCCGCCCCAGACCCCGGGATCGAAGAAGGGCACGACACGGAACGGCCGGGTGGCGGCCAGCTGCAGGCCCGCGCGCAGCGAGTCGCCCGTGATGAGCTTCGCCTCGGACATCGATATGTTGGCGTCGAGCAGGAAGTCGAGGCGGTCGAACAAGGTGCGTTTATGTCGATCCGCCATGCGCCATTCGACGAAGAAGCCACGCTTGACCTTCCGCAGCTGGTCTTCACCGCCGTTGTTCGCTCGCCAGTTCGGCGCGCCACCGCGCTGTCTCTTCTGGATCTCCCAGCGAGCCAGATCGGCCAGTACGACACCGCCGAAGGACGCCGGCACCAGGGTGGCACCCCAGCCATAGACGACAACCGGCGTCGTTGCCTGTTCGACGCGACGCGCGACCGCCTCCAGCCGTGATCGATCGTAGAAGTCGTGAAGTGGGCGGTGATCCATTATCCCGAACACGCGGTCGTCGGTGAGATGCGAGGAGATGATCTGGTCGATCTCGTCGGGCGAAAGGGCGGCCGCTTCCTCGACGTCGATCAACAGGGCATCCGGCAGCGCGAGCATCAGTTGCCGACGCAGGCCGACAAGGTCACTGCCGGGATAGGTGTCGATGGCGATCGAGCCCTCCGACGTCGCAAGACCGGACAGATGCGCCCATGCCTGGGGCCCGCTCCACGCGACGTGGCCGTCGGGAAGACCGATGGTCGGTGCCTTGTCGTACGCCCCCGGGACAACTCCTGTCGGCAAGTACCTGGACATCGGAATCCTTTCGCGCGCTGGACATGATCGCGGCAGCACCGACATCTGGTTTGCGGATCTGGACCCATCCACCCGATCATTGGTAACGTTATCAGACGATCCCCGGACAATCCAAGCGAGACGGACGTCCGACATTGCCGCCTGGGGACCGGCCGCGCGCGCCGGACCCCGGAATCGTCAGGCGAAGTCGACGAGGTGGACCGGCAGCTCGATCAGCCGCGGACCGGGTCGAGTGTCTTCGCCGGAGAGCCGGTCGAAGAGCATCTGGGCGGCGATGCGCCCGAGCTCGGTCGGGTCGTGGTCGACGATTGACAGTGGCACGGGCGACATGTCGGCGAACTCGAACGAGTCGAAACCGAACAGACGCACGGTGGGAACCACGCCATGGCGCGCCCTCGCGGCGGTTCGGCGCTTGCTGATGGCCCGGATGGCCCCGACCGTGTTGCGGTTGTTGGCGGCGAAGACGGCCGTGGGAGGGTCAGCGAGGTCGAGCAGGGAATCCATGGCCTGTTCGGCCGACGTGACATCCTGCTGTCCCAGCCGGATGAGCTCGTCGGGAGGCTCGAGCCCGAGTCGCCGGTGCGCTAGCCGGAATCCCTCCAAGCGCCGGCGACCGGTCGAGACCGAGACCTGATTGCCCAGAAAGCCCACCCGGCGATGCCCTTCGGCCAGCATGCGTTCCGTGGCCTCGAGCGCGCCTCGGACATCGTCCAGCAGAACGGCGTCGGCGGAGGTTCCGGCAATGCTGCGCGAGGCGAGCACCAGCGGTACCCCGGCGAGACTCTCGATCGAGAACCGGTCGGGATCCTCACCGACCGGCACGACGATGAGGCCCTCCACCTGGCGACCCAGGAAGTCGGACAGCAACTGCCGCTCCAACTGTTCGTCCTCGTTGGTGACGCCGACCATGATTCGACGCCCGGTCTTCGCCACCACCTCCTCCACGCCCTGCAACATTCCGGCGTAGTAGGGGTTCCCGATATTGGTGATCAGCACGCCGACGAGACCGGATCGGTTGCCCTGCCGGAGGCGGCGAGCATTCTCGTTGCGGCGATATCCAACCTCGGCAATCACTCGCTCGACGTGTTCTCGGACCTGTGGCCGGACATTGTTCCCGCCAGACAGCACCCGGGAGACCGTCATCGGGCTGACGTTGGCCGCGCGGGCAATGTCTTTCACCGTCGGAGCGGAGCGCCTGCCGCCGGCTCCGCCCGCCGCGCTCGCCGGAATCGTCATCGGCTAGGTATACAGGACGACACCACGCCCGACGGCGCAATCGTCGGACCACCGGCAAACATTCCCACAGCGCGCCTCCTGCTGATACGGTAGTCCTGGTAACGATACCAAGCTACCGACCCCTCGAAGGTGCCAGGATGCCCGAACCGCACACCGCCAGCCCGAGCCCGACCCGACCCCCGTTGATCTCGGCGCAGCCGTGGAGCCACGAAGACGCCCGGTCCGGACTGATCGACCGAGCGCTCGCCGCCACCGGCACCATCGGTGGGCACCGCGTTCGCCTACTCCCCGAGCCGCTGCGGAAGAACCTCGACGGTGTCGAGGTCCAGGCGGTTAGGGTGCTGTTCGACGACACCGACACGGCCGGCAGAGCCCTCGGCCTGCGGATGGAAATCGTCGGGCGCAACGCAGTGGCGGGACTGGCCGACGCGCCCGACGGCACCTCGATCAGGATCTTGGTTCCGATCGTCACCGAGGCGACACCGGCGACATTGCTCATCCCTGGACTGGGCGAAGGAGCCGTCGAGTTCATCCTCCGGCCGCAGCGGGCCTGGTCCGTTCACGTCGTACACCACTCGCATTTCGACTTCGGTTACACCGACCCGCAGGCGTCCGTCATCGCGTCGCAACGCTCCTACCTCGACACCGTGATGGATCTCGCGGACGCCAGCGCCGATTGGCCCGACGAGGCTCGGTTCCGCTGGAACGTCGAGGCGCTCTGGGCGTTCAGCGACTGGGAGCGGCATCGCCCGCAGGCCCAGGTCGACAAGTTCGTGCAACTCGTCAAGGACGGGCGCGTCGGACTCAGTGCGATGCCCTACAACCTGCACACCGACACGTGTTCCACCGACGAGCTGCACGAACTACTGCGCGAAGCCCGCCGGATCCGGGAACGCTATGGCATCGATTTCACCACCGCGATGCAGACTGACGTACCGGGCCAGGTCGCCGGGCTCCCCGATGCGCTGAGCGACGTCGGTGTCAAGTACCTGGCCGTCGCGCACAACTGGGCCGGTCGTTCGCAGCCGCACACGTCCGGAGCCTTGAACCTTCCCCGTCTCTTCCGCTGGAAGACCCCAGCCGGCAACTCAGTCGTCGTCTGGATGACCGACAGCCCTCACGGCCTGGCCTACATGGAAGGACCCATGGTCGGGTTCACCGAGTCCTACGAATCCGTGGACGCCCTCTTCCCGGCCTACCTCACCGCACTTGCCACCCGGGGTTACCCGTTCCCGCCGGGAGTCTTCGGTGCACACGGTGAGCGGACCGAAGGGCGCGACGGTTACCCGTGGGAGGTCCTGCACCTCCGCACCCAGGGTTTCATGGGCGACAACGGGCCCGCGCGGCTCCATCTGGCGGAACTCGTCAAGCGGTGGAACGACACCTGGACGTCACCGAGGCTGCGGGTCTCGCGCAACGAGGACTTCTTCGTCGAGGCCGAGGCCCGTTACGGCGACGAACTGATCACGGTCGAGGGCGACTGGGGCGACTGGTGGGTCGAAGGGGTCGGATCCGCTGCGGTCCCCCTTGCCCTGACTCGCGAGGCGCAGGCGGCGGTGACGGACGCTTCCACATTCTCGGAGGCGGCCGCCTGGCTGGGCGGCGAGGCAGTGCCGGACGGCGCCGGTGAACGAGCCGACACCTATGACGCCATCTCGATGTTCAACGAGCACACCTGGGGCGCGGGCAACTCGTGGACGCACGGCGACGAAGGATTCGATTCCGGTGAACGACAGTGGCAATGGAAGGTAGCCCAGGCTCTCGCCGCCCATCAGCGTGCGGTCGAGTTCCGCGAGCACGCCATGACCTATCTGGGCGCCGAGGTACCGCGTGCCGATGGCGCCCTCGCGAGTTACGTCGCGGCCAACGCCACCGGGCACCAACGAGACGCCGTCGTGGTCCTGCTGGCGAAGGAGGCGCACTTCGGCCTGGACCGCGGCTTCGTGGTTCGCGACGGTCGTTCCGGAACCGTCCTCCCGCACGCCGTCCAGGCCCAATCGAACACGGCGCACCGCGAATCGGGACGGTGGGTCAGCGTTCGCGTCACCGACCTACCGGCACTCGGTTTCGTTCGGCTCGACATTGCCGAGGCGCCGACCGACGAGGCACGCGCGCCCCTGTCTCTCCGGACGACTCCCCGCGACCGTCTGCTCACTCTCGAGAACGATCACCTCCGCGTCGTCGTCGACGAGCAAACCTCGTCGATCTCGTCGATCCTCGACAAGCGAGGCGGGCGCGAGCTGGTGAACGGCTCATCGGTAGCCGGCTTCAACGCCTATCTCTACGACCAGTACGGGAGCTCGGGCGCGGGATTCAACCACCTGGCCAACAAGCTCTCCGTGTCCGATCGCCTCGAACTCCTGGTCTCGCGATCGGCGGCTGGCGCGGCCATCCTGATCGAACGAACCGGCGACGCGGTCGAGGAGCGGCTCGTCTACGAATTCTCCGCCGACGGCGTCGACTCCATTCGCGTGACGTTGCGCCTGCGCCACGGGGATTCCCGCCTCCTGATCGAAAATCGTCTGACCAAGCCGGCCACCCGGATCAAGGAGAGCGGCTATTTCGCGTTTCCCTTCGCGGTCGACGAGCCGGTCGTGCACTTCGAGGTCTCGGGTGGAGTCACCGGGGACGGCATCAGCCACATCCCCGGTGCGCCGCAGCACATGCGGGCGATCCGTAACTGGGTCACGATCCGCGGCGCCGACGACCGCGGCGTGGTCTGGGTGACCAAGGATGCCCCTCTCGTGCAAGCGGGCAGCATCGCCGTGCCGTATTCGCCGTTCCCGGCCAGCACCAGCCCGGTCGAGCCGGCGACGATCTTCTCCTGGATCCACAACAACGTCTGGGACACCAACTTTCCGATCGAACAGGCTTTCACGTCAACCTTCAGCTACGCCGTCGGTGTCGGTACGGACGAGGCCCAGCAGAGCCTCGAAGGGCTGGCCCTGGCCACCACATCGGACCTGGTGCACCCGATCACCGTGACTGAAGCCCGCGGCGATGGAGCGCGCGAGCCGCGAGCCGCAGCATCTCTCCTGGACATCAATGATGATCGGGTACAGCTGGTGTCGGTCGTGCCCGCGCAGGAACCCGGTGTCTCACTCGTGCGCCTGCAATCGTTCGCGGCTGACGCACTCGAGGTGAGCATCGAATTCGCGGTTGCCGTCAACGAAGCGTGGTCGAGCACCTATCTCGGCGATCGGCGCCATGCGCTGGCCGTTGACGGCCGCCGGATCCGGGTACCCCTTCGGCCCTACGAGACGATCGCGTGCGCGGTGCGGTGGTCGGCCGCCGACTGACACGCAACCGGGTCTCGCCCGACAGTGCGGCCGGAGTGCGGCCGTCGGCGAGCCCGAGGACCGGCCGTCAGGACCGCCCGACGGCGGAGGGCACGCGATTCCTCTCCCGTTGGAGTGAACCGCAGAACCGGCTGCGCGCCACGGCCAGTCACGGGATGGACTGTGACCGTGTGCGGAGTGTAACGTCGCCTGCGTGTCGCCTACCGAACAGCGACCATAGTTGCAGTTGGCGGCGTCATGATCAATCTGAATACGGTTACGAACAGTAGTGCCGCTGCGGAGGGCGTTAAGTCCAGAAGCATGGTGCGCCCCCACCGAGGCACGTCGTGCCTCACGCCGAAACCGTCCGTGATCACACATGTCCCGGCCGTGGAGTCCTTGATCCCCTACCGGGTGGGCGCGAGCACGGCGCGGACCGTGGACGCGACACTCCGAGTGGTCGGCTCCCCCGTCAGATGACCGCCGTTCCCAACCATCCCCGGACGGAGCCCGTCGTCCAGGCTCTCGGCATGCCGCGCTGGTTCCGCCATCTGCAACCGCGGGACGCGAAGACCGCCGCGCGGATCATAGGTCCGCTCTGCATCGTCGCCGCCACGGTCACGATCGTCTTCTCCGTGTTCGACCTGGTTCGCGGGGCGACTGACGCACCGACCGCGATCGCGACGATCCTGGTCTCTGCGGTGGTGGTCGCCGTGGGCCTGGCCACTCGCCGTCTCAGGGGTTCTCACGTGATCACCTGGGGATCGCTACCGATTCTCGGCGTCCTGGCCATTGTCGGGTTCGACCTGGCGTCCGGTGATGCGTCCGTTTCGGCGCAGGTGTTCCTGTTCTTTCCGGCGTTGTACGCGGCGTCGACGCTCCCCAGGATCGGCGTCATCATCGTCACCCTGACCGCGATCGCCGGTGAGGCGGTGATCGTGTTCGCCGCCGTACCCGCCGCGACCGGGGCGGCGGCCGTCGGATACGTGTCGGCGGGGTTGGCCACCGCGTCGGTCCTGCTGGCCCGCTCGGCCGAAGAACAAGAGGTACTGATCGCCCGTTTACGCCGGCAGGCCGCCATCGATCCCTTGACCGGCCTGGCGACCAGGCGAGTGCTGGATCAGGCGGCCCAGTCGGCCCTCAGTGGCGCAGCCAGTTCCGCCGGAACCGGAATGATCCTGCTCGACGTGGACAAGTTCAAGGACGTCAACGACAGATACGGTCACCCGGCGGGCGACGAGGTACTCGTGCAGCTGGCAGCGTTGCTGATCCGAGGGTGCCGCAAGA
This window of the Nakamurella panacisegetis genome carries:
- a CDS encoding LacI family DNA-binding transcriptional regulator: MKDIARAANVSPMTVSRVLSGGNNVRPQVREHVERVIAEVGYRRNENARRLRQGNRSGLVGVLITNIGNPYYAGMLQGVEEVVAKTGRRIMVGVTNEDEQLERQLLSDFLGRQVEGLIVVPVGEDPDRFSIESLAGVPLVLASRSIAGTSADAVLLDDVRGALEATERMLAEGHRRVGFLGNQVSVSTGRRRLEGFRLAHRRLGLEPPDELIRLGQQDVTSAEQAMDSLLDLADPPTAVFAANNRNTVGAIRAISKRRTAARARHGVVPTVRLFGFDSFEFADMSPVPLSIVDHDPTELGRIAAQMLFDRLSGEDTRPGPRLIELPVHLVDFA
- a CDS encoding Gfo/Idh/MocA family protein, translating into MVEPASRRADVETVAVAARRSGVARVLADRWGIPVAYDRYQDLLQDPAVDAVYISNAASDHARWSVAALDAGKHVLVEKPAATTVRQAEEMAAAARRSGRRLLEAFHYRHHPLFAAVSAIARRANGGEIRHMSSVIIGHRPFEEKSVLHDPVVGGGALSHSGCYAVHWMRTLAGEEPVVVGATAERNPAGGDLSSIVDLAFPGGATGRIVSSFARDRDASDGPELAIDFGRDRLEVAGLIVPHAGHSIREWRNGLMLGPRTVTGGSSYDHQLAAFVRTLNDPRAAELDAVDLVAGATVLERAYAAMR
- a CDS encoding ROK family protein yields the protein MAVPAIEEAPRRPTRSGGIILVTISSLGYSGKPGVDRDETMGPTIFADDDAILVLDVGGGHVSAAAVSLSDTAFRIDRRTELPLDSSAGRDAILATLSRSMEAARRGGVTRCVAAMPGPFDYALGSGRFEGIGKFDALAGLDLRATLAGRLGIGPADVSFVNDAVAYGIGEWAFGAGRRTDRMVCLTLGTGVGSAFLNAGSSVAEGRAVPLRGEAHTVEFDGSPLETTVSTAAIRRAYTASTGTTCTVEEIFTRARTGDETAHTLVTSTMLALGHAMGPWIRSFGATTTVVGGAMSRSWDLIESPLQAGLQAAGAVSTLRPAALLDDAPLVGAAVWAARP
- a CDS encoding ABC transporter substrate-binding protein; protein product: MKIRRLRQAIALALAASAVLAGCSSSTAATGDGANTLNFVNDKSWDFKAFSQVSEKDIKVSLNSSTYADQPAFQAFVKQSFRTNKSPGLFTWHTGDQLKLLVDQNLVADTSSIWAQAIADNQIAPGVKDLYTINGKQYCTPISVDDWVMYYDKKTFAKYSLTPPTTWAEMMADAAVLKKNGIAPFWSSGGDPWAFVWFQILLAGTDLQLYKDLSTGKASYTDPKVVSIMNTWLDMEKKGYFSDPGSKTAPETQMKDGKLAMIPFGTWYASTIDQVGLKAGTDWGVFTIPKVNAAQAKTPVAIETAPACVAANSPQKDLGLKYSAWWMTSEAQTAWSKQQNNLPYNPKATAATQTFVDVGKELSNNDKYETYLRYYEATPQVILTEALDQFTGFMTNPGDPTKYLEGIQKVADTYWKSHQ
- a CDS encoding glycoside hydrolase family 38 N-terminal domain-containing protein, with the translated sequence MPEPHTASPSPTRPPLISAQPWSHEDARSGLIDRALAATGTIGGHRVRLLPEPLRKNLDGVEVQAVRVLFDDTDTAGRALGLRMEIVGRNAVAGLADAPDGTSIRILVPIVTEATPATLLIPGLGEGAVEFILRPQRAWSVHVVHHSHFDFGYTDPQASVIASQRSYLDTVMDLADASADWPDEARFRWNVEALWAFSDWERHRPQAQVDKFVQLVKDGRVGLSAMPYNLHTDTCSTDELHELLREARRIRERYGIDFTTAMQTDVPGQVAGLPDALSDVGVKYLAVAHNWAGRSQPHTSGALNLPRLFRWKTPAGNSVVVWMTDSPHGLAYMEGPMVGFTESYESVDALFPAYLTALATRGYPFPPGVFGAHGERTEGRDGYPWEVLHLRTQGFMGDNGPARLHLAELVKRWNDTWTSPRLRVSRNEDFFVEAEARYGDELITVEGDWGDWWVEGVGSAAVPLALTREAQAAVTDASTFSEAAAWLGGEAVPDGAGERADTYDAISMFNEHTWGAGNSWTHGDEGFDSGERQWQWKVAQALAAHQRAVEFREHAMTYLGAEVPRADGALASYVAANATGHQRDAVVVLLAKEAHFGLDRGFVVRDGRSGTVLPHAVQAQSNTAHRESGRWVSVRVTDLPALGFVRLDIAEAPTDEARAPLSLRTTPRDRLLTLENDHLRVVVDEQTSSISSILDKRGGRELVNGSSVAGFNAYLYDQYGSSGAGFNHLANKLSVSDRLELLVSRSAAGAAILIERTGDAVEERLVYEFSADGVDSIRVTLRLRHGDSRLLIENRLTKPATRIKESGYFAFPFAVDEPVVHFEVSGGVTGDGISHIPGAPQHMRAIRNWVTIRGADDRGVVWVTKDAPLVQAGSIAVPYSPFPASTSPVEPATIFSWIHNNVWDTNFPIEQAFTSTFSYAVGVGTDEAQQSLEGLALATTSDLVHPITVTEARGDGAREPRAAASLLDINDDRVQLVSVVPAQEPGVSLVRLQSFAADALEVSIEFAVAVNEAWSSTYLGDRRHALAVDGRRIRVPLRPYETIACAVRWSAAD
- a CDS encoding GGDEF domain-containing protein — its product is MPRWFRHLQPRDAKTAARIIGPLCIVAATVTIVFSVFDLVRGATDAPTAIATILVSAVVVAVGLATRRLRGSHVITWGSLPILGVLAIVGFDLASGDASVSAQVFLFFPALYAASTLPRIGVIIVTLTAIAGEAVIVFAAVPAATGAAAVGYVSAGLATASVLLARSAEEQEVLIARLRRQAAIDPLTGLATRRVLDQAAQSALSGAASSAGTGMILLDVDKFKDVNDRYGHPAGDEVLVQLAALLIRGCRKTDIVSRLGGDEIALLLPGCSPDSLLKRASSILLDVRNHAFIMSDLERIRVSVTAGVAHAPTHACDLPSLYATADAALYEAKRAGRDQVGVPARLAS
- a CDS encoding class I mannose-6-phosphate isomerase, producing MSRYLPTGVVPGAYDKAPTIGLPDGHVAWSGPQAWAHLSGLATSEGSIAIDTYPGSDLVGLRRQLMLALPDALLIDVEEAAALSPDEIDQIISSHLTDDRVFGIMDHRPLHDFYDRSRLEAVARRVEQATTPVVVYGWGATLVPASFGGVVLADLARWEIQKRQRGGAPNWRANNGGEDQLRKVKRGFFVEWRMADRHKRTLFDRLDFLLDANISMSEAKLITGDSLRAGLQLAATRPFRVVPFFDPGVWGGQWMKNVLEIGDEQNYAWCFDCVPEENSLLLDVAGTVVELPALNLVFTHPRELLGEKTFARFGAEFPIRFDFLDTMAGGNLSLQVHPLTDYIHNRFGMTYTQDESYYLLDAGIDAVVYLGIRDGIDPIAMEEALRTAATGAASFRADDFVNAFPAKKHDHFLIPAGTVHCSGADSMVLEISATPYIFTFKMWDWGRVGLDGIPRPIHLDHALANIQWDRGTDWTRRNLVNQVEPVASGDGWVEERTGLHEFEFIEVRRHWFTDRVQHHTNGTVNVLNLVEGAEAVVESPTGTFEPFVVHYAETFIVPAAVGAYTIRPTGAGIGQRLGTVKAFVRGTQR